In the genome of Amphiura filiformis chromosome 4, Afil_fr2py, whole genome shotgun sequence, one region contains:
- the LOC140150203 gene encoding uncharacterized protein, whose protein sequence is MPEKDSVQEFKNHHRSQNVPFVVYADFESFTKPIHTRQPDPNGSYTQKYQKHEPSGFCYYIKCFDDSLYRQDPVVYTKRSEDEDVAQIFVERLEEDIRRIYRRFKFPQNMVFDQRERAIFAESSDCHICKKPLTPLDEENRVVRDHCHFTVKFRGAAHNKCNLRYRKPKFFPVIFHNLAGYDAHLFVKNLGKTEGKIDCIPNNEEKYISFTKQIVVDSFVNKEEKEVEVKRDLRFIDSFKFMASGLGKLVENLVGQDDAIKPLVGGKFDTIKEYKEAYQKRTGENLKHQHYCHLLKKSNCKNLQRFYAKQIDLLLRKGVYPYDHVNSLERLQETYLPSKEAFYSRLNEENISDEDYEHAQKVWEGFEMKTFREYHDLYLESDVLLLADVFESFREVCQKNYELDPAWYFTAPGLAYDAMLKKTGARLELLNDVDMMQMIEKGIRGGVSMIITRHSEANNKYMGPDFDPTRPSKFIQYLDANNLYGHAMSQPLPTGGFKWMSANELRDWRLWPCIVEVDLEYPKELHDLHNDYPLAPERLVIDKVEKLGPNLRGKKKYVIHYAALKQYLSLGLRLEKIHRGIRFEESAFMKEYIDLNTRLRKEAANEFEKDFFKLMINSVFGKTMENIRNRVDIHLVNSRKKAKKLAAKPNFERLTMFDENLIAIHMKRTKLLFDKPIYLGMSILDISKTTMYNFHYRYVKPKYGNRVKLCATDTDSLIYEIQTEDFYEDIAPDLDARFDTSIFNLIFEI, encoded by the coding sequence ATGCCTGAAAAGGACTCCGTTCAGGAGTTCAAGAACCATCACAGATCGCAAAATGTTCCCTTTGTCGTCTACGCCGACTTCGAGTCCTTCACGAAGCCCATTCACACCCGTCAGCCCGATCCCAACGGCAGCTACACGCAAAAGTACCAGAAGCACGAGCCTTCGGGATTTTGCTACTACATCAAATGCTTCGACGACTCGCTGTACAGGCAAGACCCGGTCGTGTATACCAAAAGATCGGAAGACGAGGACGTGGCTCAGATTTTTGTGGAGCGCCTCGAGGAAGACATTCGACGCATTTACCGACGGTTTAAATTCCCCCAAAATATGGTCTTCGACCAGCGGGAACGAGCTATCTTCGCGGAGTCGAGCGATTGCCACATTTGCAAAAAGCCCCTGACCCCTCTAGACGAAGAAAACCGCGTCGTTCGAGATCATTGCCATTTTACGGTCAAGTTTCGAGGAGCGGCGCACAACAAATGCAACTTGCGGTATAGGAAGCCAAAATTCTTCCCCGTGATCTTCCACAACCTCGCCGGTTACGACGCGCACCTGTTCGTTAAAAATCTGGGCAAGACCGAAGGAAAGATCGACTGCATTCCGAACAACGAGGAAAAGTACATTTCCTTCACCAAGCAGATCGTCGTCGACTCCTTCGTTAACAAGGAGGAGAAAGAAGTCGAGGTCAAGCGCGATCTTCGATTCATCGACAGCTTCAAGTTCATGGCAAGTGGATTGGGCAAGCTTGTGGAAAATCTAGTAGGTCAAGATGATGCTATAAAACCTCTTGTTGGTGGTAAATTTGACACAATCAAAGAGTACAAAGAAGCATACCAAAAGAGGACCGGTGAGAATCTCAAGCATCAACATTATTGTCATTTGTTGAAAAAGAGTAACTGCAAAAATCTTCAGAGATTTTATGCTAAGCAAATTGACTTGCTTTTGAGAAAAGGTGTTTACCCGTACGATCACGTCAACTCTTTGGAGAGACTCCAGGAAACCTACCTTCCGTCAAAAGAAGCCTTCTACTCCAGGCTCAACGAAGAGAACATTTCCGACGAAGATTACGAGCACGCCCAAAAGGTGTGGGAAGGCTTCGAAATGAAAACCTTTCGAGAATACCACGACCTGTATCTTGAGTCGGATGTTCTCCTGCTGGCGGACGTATTCGAAAGCTTTCGAGAAGTTTGCCAGAAAAATTACGAGCTGGACCCGGCCTGGTATTTTACGGCTCCGGGACTCGCCTACGACGCCATGTTAAAAAAGACTGGCGCGCGGCTCGAGCTTCTGAACGACGTCGACATGATGCAAATGATCGAGAAGGGGATCAGAGGAGGCGTCTCGATGATAATCACCCGGCATTCCGAGGCGAACAACAAGTACATGGGCCCTGATTTTGACCCGACGAGGCCCTCGAAGTTTATTCAGTACCTCGACGCCAACAATCTCTACGGGCACGCGATGAGCCAGCCTCTGCCGACGGGTGGATTCAAGTGGATGAGCGCCAACGAGCTGCGAGACTGGCGACTCTGGCCTTGCATCGTTGAGGTTGACCTAGAGTATCCGAAGGAACTTCATGACCTTCACAACGACTACCCGCTCGCGCCGGAAAGACTCGTCATCGACAAGGTTGAAAAGCTCGGTCCGAATCTGCGGGGCAAAAAAAAGTACGTGATTCACTACGCGGCTTTGAAGCAGTATTTGAGCTTGGGACTTCGACTCGAGAAAATTCATCGCGGGATTCGGTTCGAGGAAAGCGCGTTCATGAAGGAGTACATCGACCTGAACACTCGACTTCGCAAGGAAGCCGCGAACGAGTTTGAGAAGGACTTCTTCAAGCTCATGATCAACTCCGTGTTCGGCAAGACGATGGAAAACATCCGGAATAGGGTCGACATTCACCTGGTGAATTCGAGAAAGAAAGCTAAAAAGCTCGCGGCAAAGCCAAACTTCGAGCGGCTCACTATGTTTGACGAAAACTTGATAGCCATTCACATGAAGAGGACCAAGCTGCTTTTCGACAAACCGATCTACCTGGGCATGTCTATCCTCGACATTTCCAAGACGACgatgtacaatttccattacaggTACGTCAAGCCAAAGTACGGTAACAGGGTGAAACTCTGTGCCACCGATACCGATTCATTGATCTATGAGATTCAGACTGAAGACTTTTACGAGGATATCGCTCCGGATCTTGACGCTCGATTCGATACTTCGATTTTTAATCTAATCTTTGAAATTTAA
- the LOC140150204 gene encoding uncharacterized protein — protein MQKVVKEIIEQDKRKLNVIVSDLPEITSTSSPRVVLKNVKELFQSKLEVSPNDIVKTDVISTEKGCLVKVQMKNKNLHNDEVYNDVYLKPDLTYEQRKKEVELRQELRQQPESSEENHLEENLQTDIEEKIVDAYQETGRKENRPVDADRHCFDGQKPGETRKRPAAKRNNSTARNPKTGRKSNQPADGTRKKLKCTFCNAQSITNKRDDLRYHIEEEDPDIVGIVETWLHQDIANAELQIPGYQTTRLDRQYKGHGGILLYTKDGIEVQVREDAALAEYEDALWCDISCPSTEADMLLGIMYRSQYNTNEQNDSLNQVLKSLKDEKKDIMVIGDFNYREINWEIMQAGSGRAEGFMDVILDNLWTQHVTKPTRLNSLIDLVITSNPDMVDDVQVVAHLGTSDHCMLIWDTNYLVEPVKSPPKRDFRNANFDQMKAKLRQIKWTEDLETRSAEQAWNYTKEQLHNVIHDHVPMKIQRNKKKPLWLTKKAQKLVRRKQRAWKRYQKRKTSRNLEHYKKCQKEAKYEVRQAKRDFEKKLAENIKEDSKSFYAYVRSKQKVKDAVGPLKTDTGETIPPGQPTAEALNDFFASVFTVENQNVPEPETIYTGPEEEKLEEFVITNDCVKEKLKGLDSSKAAGPDQIHPSVLKECAEELCTPLAYIFNKSLAEGIVPADWRIAHIIPLFKKGSRSKTGNYRPISLTSVIGKVLESIIKDHITEHLDKHNLIHDTQHGFRKGKSCTTNLIEYLEVITKTVDEGIPVDVVYLDLAKAFDTVPHRRLVEKIKAHGIEGKLLFWIEAWLTDRKQKVVTQGAESEWKEVTSLVVQGSVLGPLCFLIYMNDMESNISTSATVSKFADDTKLANPVATDEDIKNMQEDINHLQVWAETWQMRYNVDKCAVMHFGHQNQHHTYHMGETELKETKEEKDLGVLISNTLKVSSQCATAAKKGNRALGLIKRNFAFRSRDIILKLFKSLVRPHLDYAMQAWSPHMEKDKKVIEKVQARATKLIPSIQHLTYDERLRRLNLTTMEKRRERGDIIQTYRIINQIDRINPDTLFQKADYHGTRGHSQKLAKSRSRLDTRKYFYSQRVVENWNKLPESAIQSPTLLCFKQELSKLGF, from the exons ATGCAGAAGGTAGTGAAAGAAATCATTGAACAAGATAAAAGAAAACTGAATGTCATAGTCAGTGATCTACCAGAGATCACCAGTACTAGTTCGCCAAGAGTTGTGTTGAAAAACGTTAAAGAACTTTTCCAGAGTAAGCTTGAAGTAAGTCCAAATGACATAGTGAAAACTGATGTAATATCCACTGAAAAAGGCTGTCTCGTAAAAgtacaaatgaaaaacaaaaatctgCACAACGATGAAGTGTACAACGATGTGTACTTGAAACCAGATCTGACGTATGAACAGAGGAAAAAAGAGGTAGAGCTACGTCAAGAACTTAGGCAGC AACCAGAGTCTTCAGAGGAAAACCACCTTGAAGAGAATTTGCAGACAGACATTGAAGAAAAAATTGTTGATGCATACCAAGAGACTGGAAGGAAAGAAAACCGACCAGTGGATGCAGACAGACATTGTTTTGATGGCCAAAAACCTGGCGAGACAAGAAAACGACCAGCAGCCAAGAGAAATAACAGTACAGCCAGAAATCCAAAGACTGGTAGGAAAAGTAACCAACCAGCGGATGGCacaagaaagaagttaaaatgcacCTTCTGCAACGCACAAAGTATTACAAATAAGAGAGACGATTTGAGATATCACATTGAAGAAGAAGATCCAGATATAGTAGGCATTGTAGAGACATGGCTTCACCAAGATATTGCAAATGCAGAGCTTCAAATACCTGGCTACCAGACTACCAGACTAGACAGACAGTACAAAGGACATGGTGGTATACTACTGTATACAAAGGATGGCATAGAGGTACAGGTGAGAGAAGATGCAGCTTTAGCAGAGTATGAGGATGCATTATGGTGTGACATCTCATGTCCAAGCACGGAAGCTGATATGCTACTGGGGATCATGTATAGGAGTCAATACAACACCAATGAGCAAAATGATAGCCTGAACCAGGTATTAAAGAGCCTCAAAGACGAGAAAAAAGACATCATGGTTATTGGTGACTTCAACTACCGAGAAATAAACTGGGAAATCATGCAAGCTGGATCAGGAAGAGCAGAAGGCTTTATGGATGTTATCCTGGACAACTTGTGGACCCAACATGTTACAAAGCCAACTAGACTGAATTCCTTGATCGACCTGGTGATAACCTCAAACCCAGATATGGTTGACGATGTGCAAGTTGTAGCCCACCTTGGCACAAGCGACCACTGCATGTTGATTTGGGATACAAATTACCTTGTCGAACCAGTGAAATCACCGCCAAAGAGAGACTTTAGAAATGCCAATTTTGACCAAATGAAAGCCAAACTGAGACAAATAAAGTGGACCGAAGATTTGGAAACAAGATCAGCAGAACAAGCTTGGAACTATACCAAAGAACAATTACACAATGTAATACATGATCATGTTCCAATGAAGATccaaagaaataaaaagaaaccGCTGTGGCTGACCAAGAAAGCACAGAAACTTGTTCGCAGGAAACAAAGAGCCTGGAAAAGATATCAGAAGAGAAAGACTAGTAGAAATTTGGAGCACTACAAGAAATGCCAGAAAGAAGCTAAGTATGAAGTAAGACAGGCAAAGAGAGACTTTGAGAAGAAATTAGCAGAGAATATAAAGGAGGATTCTAAAAGCTTCTACGCCTACGTGAGATCCAAACAGAAAGTAAAGGACGCTGTTGGTCCACTGAAAACCGACACTGGAGAAACAATACCACCAGGGCAGCCCACAGCAGAAGCATTGAATGATTTTTTTGCTTCAGTCTTTACAGTGGAGAACCAGAATGTACCTGAACCAGAAACTATTTACACAGGACCAGAAGAAGAGAAACTTGAAGAATTTGTAATTACCAATGACTGTGTCAAAGAAAAGCTGAAAGGACTTGATTCTTCCAAAGCAGCTGGCCCAGATCAAATTCACCCTTCGGTACTGAAAGAATGTGCTGAGGAACTGTGTACCCCATTGGCGTATATCTTCAACAAGTCATTAGCAGAAGGCATTGTTCCTGCAGACTGGAGAATCGCGCATATCATACCACTCTTTAAGAAGGGCTCAAGATCCAAAACAGGGAACTACAGACCTATCAGCCTCACTTCAGTAATTGGCAAAGTCCTGGAAAGTATTATCAAAGACCATATAACAGAGCATCTCGATAAGCATAATCTCATCCATGACACTCAGCACGGATTCAGAAAGGGGAAGTCTTGCACTACAAATCTTATTGAGTACTTGGAAGTCATCACCAAGACAGTAGACGAAGGCATCCCAGTAGACGTTGTGTATCTAGACCTGGCCAAGGCTTTTGACACAGTACCACATAGAAGACTAGTAGAAAAGATTAAAGCTCATGGCATTGAAGGCAAGCTGTTGTTTTGGATTGAGGCATGGTTGACAGATCGGAAGCAGAAAGTAGTTACGCAAGGAGCAGAGTCGGAATGGAAAGAGGTGACAAGTTTGGTGGTTCAAGGATCAGTATTAGGACCCCTCTGCTTCCTGATATATATGAACGACATGGAGAGCAATATTAGCACATCAGCTACAGTGAGCAAGTTTGCAGATGATACAAAGCTAGCAAATCCAGTGGCAACAGATGAAGACATAAAGAATATGCAAGAAGACATAAACCACCTGCAAGTCTGGGCAGAAACATGGCAGATGAGGTATAACGTAGACAAATGTGCCGTTATGCACTTTGGGCATCAGAACCAGCACCACACATATCACATGGGAGAAACAGAactgaaagaaacaaaagaagaaaaggaTTTGGGAGTGCTGATCAGCAACACACTGAAGGTATCCTCGCAATGTGCTACTGCAGCCAAGAAAGGGAACAGAGCATTAGGCCTCATTAAAAGAAACTTCGCCTTCAGAAGCCGTGACATCATATTGAAACTCTTCAAGTCTCTGGTTAGACCACACCTGGACTATGCTATGCAAGCATGGAGCCCGCACATGGAAAAGGACAAGAAGGTCATCGAAAAGGTGCAGGCAAGAGCAACCAAGCTCATCCCGAGTATCCAACATCTTACATACGATGAACGACTAAGGAGACTCAACCTCACCACAATGgagaagagaagggaaagagGGGACATCATCCAAACATACAGAATCATAAATCAAATCGACAGGATCAATCCAGATACCCTTTTCCAGAAAGCGGACTACCATGGCACCAGAGGACATTCCCAAAAACTGGCCAAATCAAGATCAAGACTAGATACAAGGAAGTATTTCTACAGTCAAAGAGTGGTGGAAAATTGGAACAAATTGCCTGAAAGTGCTATTCAATCGCCCACACTCCTCTGCTTTAAGCAGGAACTAAGCAAATTGGGTTTTTAA